A single Lolium perenne isolate Kyuss_39 chromosome 6, Kyuss_2.0, whole genome shotgun sequence DNA region contains:
- the LOC139832161 gene encoding LOW QUALITY PROTEIN: uncharacterized protein At4g22758 (The sequence of the model RefSeq protein was modified relative to this genomic sequence to represent the inferred CDS: substituted 2 bases at 2 genomic stop codons): MLVLDRARAHRXSVXRGWLFLLQEAKVVVSVTVEGSAGPVKAMVRLGSSIREAITAVVERYDREGRSPRLDPASADCFQLHHSHFCLQSLNKNDKIGDVGGRNFYLHKNDGSNGLVLKREQSGVHLSGGAITQSYGGALAGVPYHHQFFAIVSKKLDKIGRRSKRIWRVLTCNCT, from the exons ATGCTCGTACTCGATCGCGCGCGCGCGCACCGGTAATCAGTCTGACGGGGATGGTTGTTTCTGCTGCAGGAGGCGAAGGTGGTGGTGAGCGTGACCGTGGAGGGGAGCGCGGGGCCGGTGAAGGCGATGGTGAGGCTCGGCTCCAGCATCCGGGAGGCCATCACCGCCGTGGTGGAGAGGTACGACAGGGAGGGGAGGAGCCCCCGCCTGGACCCGGCATCCGCGGACTGCTTCCAGCTCCATCACTCTCACTTCTGCCTCCAGA GTTTAAACAAAAATGACAAGATTGGAGATGTAGGTGGCAGAAATTTCTACCTACACAAAAATGATGGAAGCAACGGGCTAGTCCTTAAGAGGGAACAATCCGGTGTACATTTAAGTGGCGGTGCAATTACACAGAGCTACGGAGGAGCACTTGCTGGTGTCCCGTATCACCATCAGTTCTTTGCTATTGTCTCCAAGAAGCTAGATAAAATCGGCAGGCGATCGAAAAGGATCTGGAGGGTCCTGACCTGTAATTGTACATGA
- the LOC139832404 gene encoding uncharacterized protein, whose translation MGYYLTDGIYPNYATLVKSIKEKKGKALTRKEACFAKNQESCRKDIERAFGVLQAKFAIVRGPARFWDTKTLVEIMTCCVILHNMIIEDERGLNLPCFYDNVGTRVQPQRNPDVIEAFLASHRSIEDAETHHQLTQDLIDHHWQLYGQ comes from the coding sequence ATGGGGTACTATCTCACAGATGGTATTTACCCTAACTATGCAACTCTTGTCAAGTCTATTAAAGAGAAAAAAGGCAAGGCTTTAACAAGAAAAGAAGCTTGCTTCGCCAAAAATCAAGAGTCATGCCGCAAGGATattgagagagcttttggtgtTTTGCAAGCAAAGTTTGCCATTGTCCGGGGTCCTGCAAGGTTTTGGGACACGAAAACTCTTGTTGAaatcatgacatgttgtgtgattcttcacaacatgatcattgaagatGAGAGAGGGTTGAACTTGCCGTGTTTCTATGACAACGTTGGCACTCGAGTGCAGCCCCAGCGGAACCCTGATGTAATTGAAGCTTTTCTTGCGTCGCATCGCAGCATTGAAGATGCCGAGACTCATCACCAGCTCACCCAAGATCTGATTGATCACCACTGGCAGTTGTATGGCCAATGA
- the LOC127309679 gene encoding V-type proton ATPase subunit D-like → MAGQGQRLTVVPTVTVMGMIKARLAAATRGHALLKKKSDALTVQFRAILKRIVAAKEAMGDAMRSASLSLAEALYVAGGPLRHVVQQSVSGPARLRVRAHHDNIAGVRLPRFEHFLVDDGARVPLLAGLAGGGQQVSASRAAHVRAVELLVELASLQTSFLTLDEAIKTTNRRVNALEHVVKPQLENTVAYIRGELDEQEREEFFRLKKIQAVKQRELERQVEAAKLYAVEKVAGEVALKRGVSFGAAASMLENGGGERDDDIIF, encoded by the coding sequence ATGGCGGGGCAGGGGCAGCGGCTGACCGTGGTGCCGACGGTGACGGTGATGGGCATGATCAAGGCGCGGCTGGCGGCGGCCACCCGCGGCCACGCGCTGCTCAAGAAGAAGTCAGACGCGCTCACCGTGCAGTTCCGTGCCATCCTTAAGCGCATCGTGGCCGCCAAGGAGGCCATGGGGGACGCCATGCGCAGCGCCTCCCTCTCCCTCGCCGAGGCGCTCTACGTGGCCGGCGGTCCACTCCGGCACGTCGTCCAGCAGTCCGTCTCAGGCCCCGCCCGCCTCCGAGTACGCGCTCACCACGACAACATCGCCGGCGTCCGCCTCCCCCGCTTCGAGCACTTCCTGGTCGACGACGGAGCCAGGGTGCCATTGCTCGCGGGGCTCGCCGGCGGCGGGCAGCAGGTGTCGGCCAGCCGCGCGGCGCACGTCCGCGCCGTGGAGCTGCTGGTGGAGCTAGCGTCGCTGCAGACGTCGTTCCTCACCCTGGACGAGGCGATCAAGACGACCAACCGAAGGGTGAACGCGCTGGAGCACGTGGTGAAGCCGCAGCTGGAGAACACGGTCGCCTACATCAGGGGCGAGCTGGACGAGCAGGAGAGGGAGGAGTTCTTCCGCCTCAAGAAGATCCAGGCCGTCAAGCAGAGGGAGCTCGAGCGCCAGGTGGAGGCGGCGAAGCTCTACGCCGTGGAGAAGGTCGCGGGTGAGGTCGCGCTCAAGCGCGGCGTCTCCTTCGGCGCCGCCGCCAGCATGTTGGAGAACGGTGGCGGCGAGAGGGACGACGACATCATCTTTTGA